From one Gemmatimonas sp. UBA7669 genomic stretch:
- a CDS encoding amidohydrolase, which yields MDDISSRVIAWRRHLHRHPEVAFQEHGTAQFIADTLERIPGLAITRPTATSVVAQLDGAKPGPTVAVRADIDALPIHEENDVEYRSTVPGAMHACGHDGHTAIVLGLATRLAARQTELAGRVRFIFQHAEELSPGGAEELVQRGVMDGVDHVIGLHLWSPVPVGKIGLIGGPAMAAPDTFSCTIVGAGGHAAAPHQTIDPIAIGAQVVTALQQVVSRGVDPLDPVVVSITQFVAGTTFNVIPNSAYLAGTIRTFDAELRRTVPQQMERIVRGITEAFGATYQWSYEPGYRPVVNDVALTERLAQVVERTFGADTLVPLRPTMGGEDFSAYQQRAPGVFAFVGARNDARGITHPHHHPRFDLDEASLDIGLRYLEAATLDLLGAPQSAPPTRPLAMSA from the coding sequence ATGGACGACATCAGCTCCCGCGTCATCGCCTGGCGCCGCCACCTGCACCGCCACCCCGAGGTGGCCTTTCAGGAGCATGGCACGGCCCAGTTCATCGCCGACACCCTCGAGCGCATCCCGGGTCTGGCCATCACGCGCCCCACGGCCACCAGTGTCGTGGCCCAGCTCGACGGGGCGAAACCGGGCCCCACGGTGGCCGTGCGCGCCGACATCGATGCCCTGCCCATTCACGAGGAAAACGACGTCGAGTATCGCTCCACGGTGCCGGGCGCCATGCACGCCTGCGGCCATGACGGGCACACCGCCATTGTGCTGGGCCTCGCCACGCGACTGGCGGCGCGACAGACCGAACTTGCCGGCCGCGTGCGCTTCATCTTCCAGCACGCTGAAGAGCTGTCGCCGGGCGGTGCCGAAGAACTCGTGCAGCGTGGCGTCATGGATGGGGTCGACCATGTCATTGGCCTGCATCTCTGGTCGCCGGTGCCGGTGGGCAAGATCGGTCTCATCGGCGGACCGGCCATGGCCGCGCCCGACACCTTTTCGTGCACCATTGTCGGCGCGGGCGGTCACGCGGCCGCGCCGCATCAGACCATCGACCCGATTGCCATTGGTGCGCAGGTGGTGACGGCACTGCAGCAGGTGGTGTCACGCGGCGTCGATCCGCTCGATCCGGTGGTGGTGTCCATCACGCAGTTCGTGGCCGGCACCACGTTCAACGTCATTCCCAACAGCGCCTATCTGGCAGGCACCATTCGGACGTTCGATGCCGAGCTGCGGCGTACCGTGCCACAGCAGATGGAGCGCATCGTGCGGGGTATCACCGAGGCCTTTGGCGCCACGTACCAGTGGAGCTACGAGCCCGGCTATCGCCCCGTGGTCAACGATGTCGCGCTCACGGAACGGCTGGCCCAGGTCGTGGAGCGCACCTTTGGCGCCGACACCCTGGTGCCACTGCGCCCCACGATGGGCGGCGAAGACTTCTCGGCCTATCAGCAGCGCGCACCGGGTGTCTTTGCCTTTGTGGGCGCACGCAATGACGCGCGCGGCATCACGCATCCGCATCATCATCCGCGTTTCGACCTCGACGAAGCGTCGCTCGACATCGGCCTGCGCTATCTCGAGGCCGCCACACTCGACTTGCTGGGCGCACCGCAGAGTGCGCCACCCACACGTCCGCTGGCCATGAGCGCGTGA
- a CDS encoding sodium:solute symporter family protein, whose product MNRRTTPGGRQWLAALPVLIVAAAPWLANTPGRTLLGLPALLTWMLVALLATSAVLSVMPRSSEPPTADPAQESGHAAATPSPLERWALGGRSFGSVLVFVLLAGEIYTTFTLLGASGWAYGRGAPTFYILGYGALAYLMSYWLLPAIWTRGRRDRVLTQPEFFARAFASPLLGRFVALVGVLSLLPYLVLQFRGLSILVHESAYGAISQDLAVSIGAIIVVGWVVLGGMKTSAYAALAKDVLVLVAVVALGLLIPQSVYGGIGPMFDAQIARDPEFFVLPARGFSPTWFVSTVTVSVVGFYLWPHTFASLFAARDPRGFERTAITMPLYQLVMLFVFFVGFAARDVVPGLTGADIDLALLRSTRSLFGPPMMLLVGTAGLLTALVPAAIILMTMATILAQLRHAPLSRADGDRASADLRLARWLVPAVALVAWWWSRQSNAALVPILLLAYAMVAQLAPALAVALWAPGRLRVSFIIAGIVVGELCVAASLWPALDTATRVAQWWPSVPSFVYDINPGLFALALNLTVLAIGAFASRSMGTSPPSRHMTKGD is encoded by the coding sequence GTGAACCGCCGGACAACACCCGGCGGGCGGCAATGGCTGGCCGCCCTGCCGGTGCTCATCGTGGCGGCAGCCCCATGGCTGGCCAACACCCCGGGCCGCACCCTGCTTGGCCTTCCGGCGCTGCTGACCTGGATGCTCGTGGCGCTGCTTGCCACGTCGGCGGTGCTCTCGGTCATGCCGCGCAGCAGCGAGCCGCCAACCGCGGACCCTGCACAAGAAAGCGGCCATGCTGCAGCCACTCCCTCACCACTCGAGCGATGGGCACTTGGCGGGCGCAGCTTCGGCTCCGTGCTGGTGTTCGTGCTGCTCGCGGGCGAGATCTACACCACCTTCACCTTGCTGGGCGCGAGTGGCTGGGCCTACGGACGCGGGGCACCCACGTTCTACATCCTTGGCTATGGTGCACTCGCGTACCTGATGTCGTACTGGCTGTTGCCGGCCATCTGGACACGTGGCCGCCGCGATCGTGTGCTCACGCAGCCGGAGTTCTTTGCACGGGCCTTCGCCAGTCCGCTGCTTGGCCGCTTTGTGGCCCTCGTGGGTGTGTTGTCGCTGTTGCCCTATCTCGTGCTGCAGTTCCGCGGACTCAGCATTCTCGTGCACGAAAGTGCCTATGGCGCCATCTCGCAGGACTTGGCCGTCAGCATTGGCGCCATCATCGTGGTGGGCTGGGTCGTGCTGGGCGGCATGAAGACCTCGGCCTACGCCGCGCTGGCCAAGGATGTGCTGGTGCTCGTGGCCGTGGTGGCACTGGGTCTGCTCATTCCGCAGTCGGTGTATGGCGGCATTGGCCCCATGTTTGACGCACAGATTGCGCGCGACCCTGAATTCTTTGTGCTGCCGGCCCGCGGATTCTCTCCCACGTGGTTCGTGAGCACGGTAACAGTGTCGGTGGTGGGTTTCTATCTCTGGCCGCACACCTTTGCCTCGCTGTTCGCCGCACGTGACCCGCGCGGTTTCGAGCGCACAGCCATCACCATGCCGCTGTATCAGCTGGTCATGCTGTTCGTGTTCTTCGTGGGCTTTGCCGCCCGTGACGTGGTGCCAGGCCTCACGGGTGCCGACATTGATTTGGCGCTGCTGCGCAGCACACGCAGCCTGTTCGGACCACCCATGATGCTGCTGGTGGGCACGGCCGGTCTGCTTACGGCGCTTGTGCCGGCGGCCATCATCCTCATGACCATGGCCACGATTCTGGCGCAACTCCGGCACGCGCCACTGTCGCGCGCGGATGGCGACCGCGCTTCGGCCGATCTGCGATTGGCCCGCTGGTTGGTGCCGGCGGTGGCGCTTGTGGCCTGGTGGTGGTCGCGTCAGTCCAACGCCGCCCTCGTGCCCATTCTGCTGCTGGCCTACGCCATGGTGGCGCAGCTGGCACCGGCGCTGGCCGTGGCGCTCTGGGCGCCGGGGCGTCTTCGGGTTTCGTTCATCATCGCGGGCATTGTGGTTGGCGAACTCTGCGTGGCTGCGTCGCTGTGGCCTGCGCTCGACACGGCTACGCGCGTCGCACAGTGGTGGCCAAGCGTGCCTTCCTTCGTGTACGATATCAATCCGGGCCTCTTCGCACTCGCGCTCAACCTGACGGTGCTGGCCATCGGAGCATTCGCCTCTCGCTCCATGGGAACCTCACCGCCATCTCGGCATATGACGAAAGGTGACTGA
- a CDS encoding glycoside hydrolase family 1 protein, with product MTDSNAGLAARFPTDFRFGVATSAYQIEGSLEADGRGPSIWETFAARPNAIERGETAAVACDHYRRWESDVELISSLGVDSYRFSIAWPRVQPTGSGPVNAAGLDFYDRLVDRLLQRGLRPFPTLYHWDLPQALEDAGGWAARDTAERFAEYAALVTSRLSDRVSEWSLFNEPYIFTSRGYLLGRYAPGRRNLRSFLRSVHTVVRAHALGYRAVKAVNPDVAVGSVFAMAPVEPATPSPVDIEAARYGDALFNRIFVDPLMRGAYPQAFLDNIPARALDIQPGDMEAVHTPLDFIGINCYYRLIISAGEHLPDNLPLLFFGLRADTRGTGGHADFTVTQDSVTPVLSAFGRSEGERTEMGWEIWPRALHDVLTGLSIQYPGLPLHVCESGCAFADAPGEDGVVHDESRIAYHRAHLAAVVDALSAGANVRSYHAWSLYDNFEWASGYRPRFGIVHVNYKTQQRTLKRSAEWYREFIRSAHRTRAERRTPDTRKADTLPAVAVGNPDAIRPATPA from the coding sequence GTGACTGATTCGAACGCAGGACTCGCGGCGCGCTTCCCCACCGACTTCCGATTCGGGGTGGCCACTTCAGCCTACCAGATTGAAGGTTCTCTCGAGGCCGATGGACGCGGCCCGTCCATCTGGGAGACGTTCGCCGCGCGACCAAACGCCATCGAACGTGGCGAGACGGCGGCCGTGGCCTGCGATCACTATCGCCGATGGGAGTCGGACGTCGAACTCATCTCATCGCTCGGCGTCGACAGCTATCGCTTCTCGATTGCGTGGCCGCGCGTCCAGCCTACCGGCAGTGGGCCGGTAAACGCGGCCGGACTCGATTTCTACGACCGCCTCGTCGATCGTCTCCTGCAGCGCGGACTGCGTCCGTTTCCCACGCTTTATCACTGGGATTTGCCACAGGCACTCGAAGATGCGGGGGGCTGGGCCGCACGTGACACCGCCGAGCGCTTTGCGGAGTACGCAGCCCTGGTCACCTCGCGGCTCAGTGATCGCGTGTCCGAGTGGTCGCTGTTCAACGAGCCATACATTTTCACCTCGCGCGGCTATCTGCTTGGCCGTTATGCGCCGGGTCGTCGCAACCTGCGCAGCTTTCTGCGTTCCGTGCACACCGTGGTGCGCGCGCACGCGCTGGGCTATCGGGCGGTGAAGGCCGTGAACCCCGATGTGGCCGTAGGATCAGTGTTTGCCATGGCGCCGGTCGAACCGGCCACGCCGTCACCGGTGGACATCGAAGCCGCGCGCTATGGCGACGCGCTGTTCAATCGCATTTTTGTCGATCCGCTCATGCGCGGCGCCTACCCGCAGGCGTTCCTCGACAACATTCCCGCGCGAGCGCTCGACATCCAGCCCGGTGACATGGAGGCGGTGCACACCCCGCTCGACTTCATCGGCATCAATTGTTACTACCGGCTCATCATCAGTGCCGGTGAACACCTGCCCGACAACCTGCCGCTGCTGTTCTTCGGCCTGCGGGCGGATACCCGCGGCACCGGTGGACACGCGGACTTCACGGTCACGCAGGATTCGGTCACGCCGGTGCTTTCAGCGTTTGGTCGCAGCGAAGGTGAACGCACCGAGATGGGCTGGGAGATCTGGCCCCGGGCCCTGCACGACGTACTGACGGGGTTGTCCATTCAGTACCCCGGTCTGCCGCTGCATGTATGTGAAAGCGGCTGTGCCTTTGCCGATGCACCGGGCGAGGACGGCGTGGTGCACGACGAGTCACGCATTGCCTATCATCGTGCACATCTGGCCGCCGTGGTCGATGCCCTGTCGGCTGGCGCCAACGTCCGCAGTTATCACGCGTGGAGCCTGTACGACAACTTCGAGTGGGCCAGCGGCTATCGTCCGCGCTTCGGCATCGTGCACGTGAACTACAAGACGCAGCAGCGCACCCTCAAGCGCAGTGCCGAGTGGTACCGGGAGTTCATTCGCTCCGCACACAGGACGCGCGCCGAGCGCCGTACGCCCGACACGCGTAAGGCCGACACACTCCCTGCCGTGGCCGTCGGCAACCCCGACGCCATCAGGCCCGCGACGCCAGCTTGA
- a CDS encoding multidrug efflux SMR transporter: protein MSVETRAWLWLLVAGVLEVVWAIGLKQSNGFRKPDVAAFTVVAMIASFYGLAQALKVLPVGTGYAVWTGIGAVGTAIVGVLYFGESRDLGRVLSILLIVCGIVGLKLASRA from the coding sequence ATGAGTGTGGAAACGCGCGCGTGGCTCTGGCTGCTGGTAGCCGGTGTGCTCGAGGTGGTGTGGGCCATCGGCCTCAAGCAGAGCAACGGCTTTCGCAAGCCCGATGTGGCGGCATTTACGGTGGTGGCCATGATTGCCAGCTTCTACGGACTCGCGCAGGCGCTCAAGGTGTTGCCCGTGGGTACGGGCTATGCCGTATGGACCGGGATTGGCGCCGTGGGCACGGCCATCGTGGGGGTGCTGTACTTCGGTGAATCGCGTGATCTGGGCCGCGTGCTGAGCATCCTGCTCATCGTGTGCGGCATCGTGGGACTCAAGCTGGCGTCGCGGGCCTGA
- a CDS encoding cystathionine gamma-lyase: protein MTSRAWQDATRVVRAGLPKATAGAPYMPGPVFAAPFHAPGDPSQSAFTYGRFDNPTWSAYEQALAELEGGPCVLFPSGMAASSAVLATLLTPGSLLIMPEESYYTTRVLATQEFAGGWVAAQGVQVVQAPTSGTALVDAVRAHSGRVKLVWLETPTNPGLDVCDIAALADAAHAAGALLVVDNTTATPLLQQPLALGADVCVVSDTKAMTGHADIVLGHVAVRDVSLVESIRTWRTRLGVIPGPMEAWLAHRSLGTLHVRLMRQCATAQRVAELLASQPGVTGVRYPGLPSDPSHAVAKRQMSGFGGVISFTLPSAAAVERFFAASTLVYEATSFGGLHTSAERRARWGGDVVPEGFVRLSIGLEDADDLLQDIGAALTSALSTAAA from the coding sequence GTGACGTCGCGCGCGTGGCAGGACGCCACGCGGGTCGTGCGCGCGGGTTTGCCGAAGGCCACCGCGGGCGCGCCGTACATGCCCGGCCCCGTGTTCGCCGCGCCGTTTCACGCGCCTGGCGATCCTTCGCAGTCGGCGTTCACGTACGGACGCTTCGACAACCCCACGTGGTCGGCCTACGAGCAGGCGCTCGCTGAGCTCGAGGGCGGCCCCTGTGTGCTGTTCCCGAGCGGCATGGCCGCCAGCAGCGCCGTATTGGCCACCCTGCTGACGCCAGGCAGTCTGCTCATCATGCCCGAGGAGTCGTACTACACCACGCGGGTGCTGGCCACGCAGGAATTCGCCGGCGGGTGGGTGGCCGCGCAGGGCGTGCAGGTGGTGCAGGCTCCCACCAGCGGCACGGCGCTTGTGGATGCCGTGCGCGCGCACAGCGGTCGTGTGAAACTGGTGTGGCTGGAGACACCAACCAACCCCGGGCTCGACGTGTGCGATATTGCGGCGCTGGCCGATGCGGCGCACGCGGCGGGTGCCCTTCTGGTGGTGGACAACACCACGGCCACCCCGCTGCTGCAGCAGCCGCTGGCGCTCGGTGCCGACGTGTGCGTGGTCAGCGACACGAAGGCCATGACCGGTCATGCCGACATCGTGCTGGGGCATGTGGCGGTGCGCGATGTGTCGCTGGTGGAATCCATTCGCACCTGGCGCACGCGACTGGGCGTCATTCCCGGACCCATGGAAGCCTGGCTCGCCCACCGTTCGCTGGGCACGCTGCATGTGCGACTCATGCGGCAGTGCGCCACGGCGCAGCGTGTAGCGGAGCTGTTGGCCTCGCAGCCTGGTGTCACGGGCGTGCGTTATCCGGGATTGCCGAGCGATCCCTCGCACGCGGTGGCCAAGCGGCAGATGTCGGGCTTTGGCGGCGTGATCAGCTTCACGCTGCCGAGTGCGGCCGCGGTGGAACGTTTCTTTGCGGCGTCGACGCTGGTGTATGAAGCCACAAGTTTTGGCGGACTGCACACCAGTGCTGAACGACGCGCGCGGTGGGGCGGTGATGTGGTACCCGAGGGGTTTGTGCGCCTCAGCATAGGCCTCGAAGATGCGGACGACCTGCTGCAGGACATCGGCGCCGCGTTGACGTCGGCCCTGTCGACGGCCGCAGCATGA
- a CDS encoding Trm112 family protein, producing the protein MSLAPELLAILVCPQCKGSLSHFTSPDEVLVCRNCRVMYRVDDGIPVMLIDEAQPLDETRYPEPTP; encoded by the coding sequence ATGAGTCTTGCTCCCGAGCTGCTCGCGATTCTGGTCTGCCCGCAGTGCAAGGGCAGTCTGTCGCACTTCACGAGCCCCGACGAAGTCCTGGTGTGCCGCAACTGTCGCGTGATGTATCGCGTTGACGACGGCATTCCCGTCATGCTCATCGACGAGGCGCAGCCACTCGACGAGACGCGCTATCCGGAGCCCACGCCGTGA
- the mog gene encoding molybdopterin adenylyltransferase yields the protein MESSLLPIGIVTVSDRATSGVYEDLSGPAIREVFTQWLATPWRAEYRLVPDEQPRIEAALVELADVQRCPIIVTTGGTGPAPRDVTPEATMAVCDRVLPGFGEQMRAVSLRSVPTAILSRQLAGTRGSSLIINLPGKPGAIAECLGAIWSAMPYCVELLGGPRLAFTESAPRYHRPSP from the coding sequence ATGGAGTCCAGCCTGCTGCCCATCGGCATTGTGACCGTCTCGGACCGCGCCACTTCGGGTGTGTACGAAGACCTGTCAGGTCCCGCCATTCGCGAGGTGTTCACGCAATGGCTGGCGACGCCGTGGCGCGCCGAGTATCGCCTGGTGCCCGATGAGCAGCCGCGCATTGAAGCGGCGCTGGTGGAACTGGCTGATGTGCAGCGCTGCCCCATCATCGTGACCACCGGGGGCACCGGCCCCGCGCCGCGCGACGTAACGCCCGAGGCCACGATGGCGGTGTGCGATCGGGTGCTGCCAGGCTTTGGCGAGCAGATGCGCGCGGTGTCGCTGCGTTCGGTGCCCACGGCCATCCTGTCCCGCCAGTTGGCCGGCACACGCGGCTCGTCGCTCATCATCAACCTGCCGGGCAAGCCCGGGGCCATTGCCGAGTGCCTGGGTGCCATCTGGTCGGCCATGCCCTACTGTGTGGAGTTGCTCGGTGGTCCGAGGCTGGCCTTTACCGAGTCGGCGCCGCGCTATCACCGTCCTTCGCCGTAG
- a CDS encoding serine/threonine-protein kinase: MTTSGPAEAHEQHEPDEASSDIARVRAALAGRYSVRDVLGEGGMGTVYLGHDDTLQRDVAIKVIRADHLGGRAARERFLQEARVVAALRHPNIVSVFAAGEAEGILWFAMEYVDGESLRELITRTGPVPVERALEMVSDLASALEAAHRRDVVHRDVKPENILVERETGRVLLADFGVARALAQPSHHTGTGFIVGSPRYMSPEQIDGVGTLDGRSDLYSLALVGYELVTGRPVVKAAHPAAMLVEQLTTAAPPLRDALTAEASTPDADAGEAALAEAYADAIDGALAKDVSARWPDARSMRKVLRRAVDSRESDSVGGSESGSDPVSQRLRAMRRDGDRRDSTQRDGTHRRSTRNRQVLAALAVVLVCATGAAMWWRTASASAPARGLLVLPFDVPAGQADLAWLREGAVNMLTLSLSQWRDLEVTDYERTLDVLAERQLSDVRVSLSQAQDLAATVHAGAFVLGQISPIGDSLVVVARHYVGRQSTPRTAQVTLARGDDPRRAFDQLATSLLELPSGATPVSLTAATTTNLAAYRRYLEGLRALNRWELLRADSAFSDAVVLDSTFALAWYKRGITRGWNGLTDSSPSSAEIAVRYAARLPPRDRHLVEAHRWLWSALTGREQAQKDSDFRAAIAAYSQAVALDSTSADAWYGLADGQWHYGTQNASGFASLMTSAKMGFERALQLDPSFHLAYSHLVELHRQFAQRATRWYMVDGRVLADSQLPDTARRSAAQQASARQQLSVATQWRNVDPHALHAWAAVGEALAMVGRPDSAALVMREAARQLGVTPSEGIALRASFFDFLSVSPSRSSDSARAHLQAALSQGLSWSPGARGNRHWVMGIAASSAAGLGDSELLARVMAAWRGDLKKPVTLMDTLLPWWHTLLRAGMGEPLDAAQRRSLAQVTKQIASYRQIENQLYQGPALAAYMLTQDTVHAALLLKSQPDTTAYPEVRAAMALQRGDTVAARRIRQSFSDVSRVRYSNFGLAGLRTLQRVEVLLALGEPGEALAHWQAMDPRAFNMGTVEPGLAMYVRSLPRRAELEERLGQREAAAASRRLLLQYWSADDPLTAATRRATRMALDAAR; this comes from the coding sequence ATGACCACGTCAGGCCCCGCCGAAGCCCACGAGCAGCACGAGCCTGACGAGGCGTCATCGGATATCGCGCGCGTACGCGCGGCCCTCGCTGGTCGCTACAGTGTGCGCGACGTGCTTGGTGAAGGCGGCATGGGCACGGTGTATCTCGGCCACGACGATACCCTGCAGCGTGATGTCGCCATCAAGGTCATTCGCGCCGATCATCTGGGCGGACGCGCCGCGCGCGAGCGATTCCTGCAGGAAGCGCGGGTGGTGGCCGCCCTGCGTCATCCCAACATCGTGTCGGTGTTTGCGGCCGGAGAAGCCGAGGGCATTCTCTGGTTTGCCATGGAGTATGTGGATGGGGAATCGCTGCGCGAGCTGATCACCCGCACGGGACCGGTTCCGGTGGAGCGGGCCCTCGAAATGGTGAGTGATCTGGCCAGCGCGCTTGAAGCCGCGCACCGCCGCGACGTCGTGCACCGCGATGTGAAGCCCGAGAATATTCTGGTGGAACGCGAAACGGGACGCGTATTGCTCGCCGATTTTGGTGTGGCGCGTGCGCTCGCGCAGCCCAGTCATCACACCGGCACCGGCTTCATTGTGGGCTCGCCACGATACATGAGTCCCGAGCAGATCGACGGGGTGGGGACACTCGACGGGCGCAGTGATCTCTATTCGCTGGCGCTCGTGGGTTACGAACTGGTGACCGGCAGACCCGTAGTGAAGGCCGCGCATCCGGCGGCCATGCTGGTGGAACAGCTCACCACTGCCGCACCTCCCCTGCGTGATGCCCTGACTGCTGAGGCGTCGACGCCCGATGCCGACGCGGGTGAGGCCGCGCTTGCCGAGGCCTATGCGGACGCCATCGATGGCGCACTGGCCAAGGACGTAAGTGCCCGATGGCCGGACGCCCGCAGCATGCGCAAGGTGCTGCGGCGCGCCGTGGATTCGCGTGAGTCCGACAGTGTGGGCGGCAGTGAAAGCGGCAGTGATCCGGTGAGTCAGCGACTCCGTGCCATGCGACGTGATGGCGACCGCCGCGATAGTACGCAGCGCGATGGCACGCATCGGCGCAGCACACGCAATCGGCAAGTCCTGGCGGCGCTCGCCGTGGTTCTGGTTTGCGCCACCGGCGCGGCGATGTGGTGGCGCACAGCGTCCGCGTCCGCGCCGGCGCGTGGTCTGCTGGTGCTGCCCTTCGACGTGCCCGCCGGACAAGCGGATCTCGCCTGGCTGCGGGAAGGCGCGGTCAACATGCTGACCCTCTCGCTCAGTCAGTGGCGTGATCTCGAAGTCACCGACTATGAACGCACGCTCGACGTGCTGGCTGAGCGACAACTGAGTGACGTGCGGGTAAGTCTGTCGCAGGCACAGGATCTGGCGGCCACGGTGCATGCCGGCGCGTTTGTGCTGGGTCAGATCTCACCCATTGGTGACTCGCTGGTCGTCGTGGCGCGGCACTATGTCGGTCGCCAGAGTACGCCGCGCACCGCCCAGGTCACGCTGGCGCGTGGTGACGATCCGCGCCGCGCCTTCGATCAACTCGCCACCTCACTGCTCGAACTGCCCAGCGGGGCCACGCCCGTTTCGCTCACGGCAGCGACCACCACCAATCTGGCGGCCTATCGTCGCTACCTCGAGGGATTGCGGGCGCTCAATCGCTGGGAGCTGCTGCGAGCCGACTCGGCGTTCAGCGACGCGGTGGTACTGGACAGCACCTTCGCACTCGCGTGGTACAAGCGTGGCATCACGCGCGGCTGGAACGGTCTCACCGATTCCTCACCGTCCAGCGCTGAGATCGCGGTGCGCTACGCCGCGCGGCTCCCTCCTCGCGACCGTCACCTGGTCGAGGCGCATCGCTGGTTGTGGTCTGCACTCACCGGCCGCGAGCAGGCGCAGAAGGACAGCGATTTTCGCGCGGCCATCGCCGCCTACAGCCAGGCCGTGGCCCTCGATTCCACCTCGGCCGATGCGTGGTACGGTCTCGCCGATGGGCAATGGCACTACGGCACACAGAACGCGTCGGGCTTCGCCTCGCTCATGACGAGCGCCAAGATGGGCTTCGAACGCGCGCTGCAGCTCGATCCATCGTTTCATCTCGCCTATTCCCATCTGGTCGAACTGCACCGACAGTTCGCGCAGCGTGCGACACGGTGGTACATGGTGGATGGACGAGTGCTCGCGGACAGCCAGCTCCCCGACACGGCGCGGCGCAGCGCGGCGCAACAGGCCAGTGCCCGGCAGCAGCTCAGCGTGGCCACACAATGGCGCAATGTCGACCCGCATGCGCTGCACGCATGGGCCGCGGTGGGCGAGGCGCTTGCCATGGTCGGACGACCGGACTCGGCGGCCCTCGTCATGCGCGAGGCCGCGCGGCAACTGGGCGTGACCCCGTCGGAGGGCATCGCCCTGCGCGCCAGCTTCTTCGACTTCCTGTCCGTGTCGCCATCGCGGAGCAGTGACAGTGCCCGCGCGCACCTGCAGGCCGCTCTGTCGCAAGGCCTGTCGTGGTCACCTGGCGCCCGTGGCAACAGGCACTGGGTCATGGGCATCGCGGCGTCGTCCGCGGCGGGGCTGGGCGATAGCGAGCTGCTGGCGCGTGTCATGGCCGCGTGGCGTGGTGACCTCAAAAAGCCAGTCACACTCATGGACACGCTGCTGCCCTGGTGGCACACCCTGCTCCGCGCGGGCATGGGCGAGCCGCTCGACGCGGCACAGCGGCGGTCGCTGGCGCAGGTCACGAAACAGATCGCGTCATACCGGCAAATCGAGAATCAACTGTATCAGGGACCGGCGCTGGCGGCTTATATGCTCACCCAGGACACGGTGCACGCCGCGCTGCTGCTCAAGAGCCAGCCCGATACCACGGCCTACCCCGAGGTTCGGGCGGCCATGGCGCTGCAACGTGGAGACACGGTCGCCGCGCGCAGAATCCGGCAAAGCTTCAGCGACGTGTCGCGGGTGCGTTACAGCAACTTTGGCCTGGCAGGCCTCCGCACCCTGCAGCGAGTCGAGGTCCTGTTGGCGCTCGGTGAACCCGGCGAGGCGTTGGCGCACTGGCAGGCGATGGACCCCCGGGCGTTCAACATGGGGACCGTGGAGCCCGGTCTGGCCATGTACGTGCGCTCGCTGCCGCGTCGCGCCGAACTGGAGGAGCGACTGGGGCAGCGCGAGGCCGCCGCCGCCAGTCGGCGATTGCTGCTGCAATACTGGTCGGCCGACGATCCGCTGACTGCCGCGACCCGTCGCGCCACGCGCATGGCCCTCGACGCGGCACGCTGA
- a CDS encoding histidine phosphatase family protein — translation MALVPARCLKMFAGLAALFTATVTLAPNAAEAQPSLVIVVRHGEKQPTPANDPSLSEAGVARAHALDSALAHLSPSTIVVSATKRTPETAAVVAKRVGVTPTVIPLQGPHVKNVADAVMKASGVVLVVGHSNTVPAIVNALGGPKLPDICDASYATMFTVVPARDGKPAQVLRSSYGKADAVGADQCPGMTAR, via the coding sequence ATGGCCCTCGTTCCTGCACGTTGCCTGAAGATGTTCGCTGGCCTGGCCGCGTTGTTCACGGCCACTGTCACGCTTGCGCCCAATGCGGCCGAGGCGCAGCCCTCGTTGGTGATTGTGGTACGTCATGGCGAGAAGCAGCCCACACCCGCCAACGATCCTTCGCTGAGCGAGGCGGGCGTGGCCCGCGCCCACGCGCTCGACAGCGCGCTCGCACATTTGTCGCCTAGCACCATCGTGGTGTCGGCCACCAAGCGCACGCCGGAGACGGCCGCGGTGGTGGCCAAGCGAGTGGGTGTGACGCCCACGGTCATCCCGCTGCAGGGGCCGCACGTGAAGAACGTGGCCGATGCGGTCATGAAGGCGAGTGGCGTGGTGCTCGTGGTTGGGCACTCCAATACCGTGCCGGCCATCGTCAATGCCCTCGGCGGTCCCAAGCTGCCCGACATCTGTGACGCGAGCTACGCGACGATGTTCACCGTCGTACCGGCCCGTGACGGCAAGCCCGCGCAGGTGCTGCGTTCGAGTTATGGCAAGGCCGACGCCGTGGGCGCCGACCAGTGCCCGGGCATGACCGCGCGCTGA